A part of Paenarthrobacter sp. A20 genomic DNA contains:
- a CDS encoding dipicolinate synthase subunit DpsA, which translates to MNYVKLDNRKIAVIGGDEREQEIARLAALTGARVSGYGFPWPEGGVDGVTLEDSAREALEGADYALFPIPGQALDGTLFAPLSPEPIRPDKDLLSVMNPGSWIILGWPNEELKAAATAHGVRFSEYEHDVELMLLRAPAIVEGALGQVIANTDITIHNSDVLVIGHGNIGRMLARTLVLLGARVHVAARNPVQRADALAAGCVPHDLDEISNVAPTVCMVFSTVPSSVMDREKLALLPPKSLVMDLSAPPGGLDLNAARGLGHTAVWARGLGRRAPITVGASQWSGIAKRIEAIEGDKNS; encoded by the coding sequence GTGAACTACGTGAAGCTGGACAACCGAAAAATCGCAGTGATCGGCGGTGACGAGCGTGAGCAAGAAATTGCCAGGCTTGCCGCGCTTACAGGAGCCAGGGTCAGCGGCTATGGCTTTCCTTGGCCTGAGGGCGGAGTAGACGGGGTTACGTTGGAAGACTCGGCGCGGGAGGCCTTGGAGGGGGCGGACTACGCACTGTTCCCCATCCCGGGCCAAGCTCTGGACGGCACCTTGTTCGCCCCCTTGTCGCCGGAACCGATTCGACCTGACAAAGATTTGCTGTCCGTGATGAATCCCGGGTCATGGATTATCTTGGGATGGCCTAATGAAGAATTGAAAGCGGCCGCAACGGCCCACGGTGTCCGCTTCAGTGAATATGAGCATGACGTTGAACTGATGTTGTTGAGAGCTCCGGCAATCGTTGAAGGTGCCTTGGGCCAGGTCATCGCCAATACGGACATCACCATCCACAACTCAGACGTCCTGGTCATCGGTCACGGGAACATAGGGCGCATGCTCGCGCGGACTCTCGTTCTGTTGGGTGCCCGTGTGCATGTGGCGGCACGGAACCCCGTCCAGCGTGCAGACGCCCTGGCGGCAGGGTGCGTTCCTCACGACCTGGATGAAATTTCGAACGTCGCCCCCACCGTGTGCATGGTCTTTTCCACGGTCCCTTCCTCCGTCATGGACCGTGAAAAACTCGCCCTATTGCCACCCAAATCCTTAGTCATGGATCTTTCAGCCCCGCCAGGGGGGCTGGATCTTAACGCTGCCCGCGGACTTGGACATACTGCAGTGTGGGCACGGGGCCTTGGCCGGAGGGCTCCCATAACTGTGGGTGCAAGCCAATGGAGTGGTATCGCCAAACGCATTGAGGCCATAGAAGGAGACAAGAACTCATGA
- a CDS encoding dihydroorotase family protein: protein MKVDLVLKNARLVDHAGEQRGALAISGGRIVAIGDDALFTDADRIIDVGGKVVMPGVVDPHCHLGVNYGYDDDMRTETAAAARGGVTTILLFIRNMEGSYVPFYKDRRERGEANAVIDFGFHFGIQREEHVAEIPEIARLTGVQSFKCHMGYEPGNPIGIVSSTDAWVFGAMQEAAKLPNGIVSVHCENTELVQLLKKDMIATGRQDLAAYTESRPVFVEEEAIARMIKFSEITGCPLYIVHTTAAKGPVMASEARTRGIDVTVETCPHYLTRTAYDNDLSATAKISPPLRDQVQLEGLWEGVLGGGVGTLGTDHVPFKKNGGDLWTEKPGVVTFPWELSLMLHFGVHQRGMSLSRLVELNSYNPARRFGLYPQKGALAVGSDADLVVVDLEEERVVEHDGKGTCLYEGWNLRGWPVMTISRGDIVYDRDQEAEAAFGRGLCVSVPDSERGNDA, encoded by the coding sequence ATGAAGGTGGACCTGGTCCTGAAGAACGCCCGTCTCGTTGATCATGCTGGCGAACAGCGTGGAGCCCTGGCAATCTCCGGCGGACGGATCGTAGCTATCGGCGATGACGCATTGTTCACAGATGCCGACCGAATCATCGACGTTGGCGGCAAAGTAGTCATGCCAGGGGTAGTGGACCCTCATTGTCACTTGGGCGTGAACTACGGCTATGACGACGACATGCGCACTGAAACGGCCGCCGCAGCCCGAGGCGGTGTTACAACCATCCTGCTGTTCATTCGGAATATGGAAGGTTCGTACGTTCCGTTCTACAAAGACAGGAGGGAACGGGGCGAAGCCAACGCCGTCATCGACTTCGGCTTCCACTTCGGGATTCAGCGTGAAGAGCATGTGGCAGAGATTCCCGAAATTGCCAGACTGACCGGTGTTCAGTCGTTCAAGTGCCATATGGGCTATGAACCGGGAAATCCCATCGGTATTGTTTCTTCGACAGACGCTTGGGTGTTCGGGGCAATGCAGGAAGCCGCCAAACTTCCCAACGGAATCGTCTCTGTACATTGCGAAAACACCGAACTCGTCCAGCTTCTGAAGAAGGACATGATCGCGACCGGGCGACAGGATCTGGCCGCATACACCGAGTCGCGTCCCGTCTTCGTCGAGGAAGAGGCGATCGCGAGGATGATTAAGTTCTCGGAAATCACGGGCTGTCCTTTGTATATTGTCCATACAACTGCTGCTAAAGGGCCGGTCATGGCGAGCGAAGCCCGTACCCGGGGGATCGATGTCACTGTTGAAACCTGCCCGCATTACCTGACTCGGACTGCCTATGACAACGATCTGAGTGCAACCGCCAAAATTTCTCCCCCCTTGAGGGATCAGGTGCAACTGGAGGGTCTCTGGGAGGGAGTCCTTGGAGGCGGAGTGGGAACCTTGGGAACCGACCATGTTCCCTTCAAGAAGAATGGCGGAGACCTATGGACGGAGAAGCCCGGCGTAGTCACGTTTCCGTGGGAGCTTTCACTGATGCTTCATTTCGGGGTTCATCAGCGGGGAATGTCACTCTCACGGTTGGTGGAGCTCAATTCCTACAACCCTGCCCGTCGTTTCGGACTGTATCCACAGAAGGGTGCCTTGGCCGTAGGCTCGGATGCTGATCTGGTAGTCGTGGATTTGGAAGAAGAACGGGTTGTTGAGCATGACGGGAAGGGCACGTGCCTTTACGAAGGCTGGAATCTGAGAGGCTGGCCTGTCATGACAATCTCCCGTGGGGACATCGTCTACGACCGCGACCAGGAGGCTGAAGCAGCCTTTGGTCGCGGGCTCTGCGTCAGCGTTCCCGACTCAGAGCGTGGGAACGACGCATGA
- a CDS encoding TIM barrel protein, translating to MPERVWAAARAGFDLVDLWDWRNVDIDSIARAAHESGVGINGFFGNREFSACDPAQRESFVQEVRESLECAVRVGARQLHLFSNAIRPGGVVVPGPPVPASSLQQACVDALREVAPLAEAAGVTLILEHLNEVFLPGYLWIGAGSVVDIAREVDHPNVMVVFDAYHQQLGQGRLGEHLLAAMPYLGRVDIAGVPGRHEPGVGEIDFSYLRELLDQEKWHGTVTFEVMPSNGNPAKAVEMIDQMFPLSWCRRGEAE from the coding sequence ATGCCCGAGCGGGTCTGGGCGGCAGCTCGTGCCGGTTTCGACCTGGTGGATCTCTGGGACTGGCGGAACGTCGATATCGACTCCATCGCGAGAGCCGCTCACGAATCCGGTGTAGGAATCAACGGTTTCTTCGGTAACAGAGAGTTTTCAGCCTGCGACCCTGCGCAGCGAGAATCCTTTGTACAGGAAGTCAGGGAATCGCTGGAATGCGCAGTGCGAGTCGGCGCACGCCAACTTCATCTGTTCTCCAATGCCATTCGTCCGGGTGGAGTCGTGGTTCCTGGACCGCCTGTTCCAGCGAGCTCCTTGCAACAAGCCTGCGTGGACGCTCTGCGCGAAGTCGCTCCGCTGGCTGAGGCCGCCGGCGTTACGCTCATCTTGGAACACTTGAATGAGGTGTTTTTGCCGGGCTACCTCTGGATCGGCGCAGGGTCAGTTGTTGACATCGCACGTGAAGTAGACCACCCGAACGTGATGGTTGTCTTTGATGCGTACCACCAGCAACTCGGGCAGGGCCGGCTCGGAGAGCACCTGCTGGCCGCCATGCCGTATTTGGGACGCGTGGACATAGCCGGGGTCCCCGGCCGGCATGAACCGGGGGTAGGAGAAATCGACTTTAGTTACCTTCGTGAGCTGCTCGATCAAGAAAAATGGCACGGCACGGTCACCTTCGAGGTGATGCCCAGTAACGGAAATCCGGCCAAGGCCGTGGAGATGATCGACCAGATGTTCCCTCTGTCTTGGTGCCGGCGAGGTGAGGCCGAGTGA
- a CDS encoding SDR family NAD(P)-dependent oxidoreductase, with protein MAVVTGAGSRGGQGEAEARLLALNGSKVILVDLETSEGASIATEIGPEKAQFFAMDVTDATAWNRLATLIRENFPTIDILVYNAGIWLDKGVFDTSPEEYRRVVEVNQTGVYLGMHTLGPLMQESGGGSIINTCSTSGLKGAGMPHAYAASKWAVRGMSRAAAYELAAFGIRVNAICPGVIDTPMIEGGPGVLSVIAETIPSGRVGKPEDVAQLVLFLASHASSHISGAEIAIDAAVSA; from the coding sequence GTGGCCGTCGTCACCGGAGCCGGATCAAGGGGAGGCCAGGGAGAAGCTGAGGCCAGACTTCTTGCACTCAATGGCTCGAAGGTCATACTCGTGGACCTGGAGACATCAGAGGGGGCGTCCATAGCAACTGAGATCGGGCCGGAAAAGGCCCAGTTCTTTGCTATGGACGTTACAGACGCGACAGCGTGGAACCGGCTAGCTACCCTGATCCGTGAGAACTTTCCAACGATCGATATTCTCGTGTACAACGCCGGGATCTGGCTCGATAAGGGTGTTTTTGATACCTCGCCTGAGGAGTACCGCCGCGTCGTCGAGGTCAACCAGACAGGTGTATATCTGGGAATGCACACGCTCGGTCCCCTGATGCAGGAGAGCGGAGGCGGATCCATAATCAACACGTGCTCGACGTCCGGCTTGAAGGGAGCAGGCATGCCGCACGCCTACGCTGCCAGCAAGTGGGCTGTGCGCGGAATGTCCCGAGCGGCAGCCTACGAACTGGCGGCCTTTGGCATCAGAGTTAACGCCATTTGCCCAGGTGTGATTGATACTCCAATGATCGAAGGGGGCCCTGGTGTTCTGAGCGTGATTGCTGAAACGATCCCCTCGGGAAGGGTCGGTAAGCCAGAAGATGTGGCGCAACTTGTCCTTTTCCTGGCCTCCCACGCAAGCAGCCACATTTCCGGAGCAGAAATTGCAATCGATGCAGCCGTCTCCGCCTAG
- a CDS encoding YciI family protein codes for MQPSPPRIQYAIYCLDGPNRQELRARNLKSHKCHIEHWAPHIIMSGPLLAADGKSREGQLYVIEVESADEARRFVHDDPFTIAKIFTQISIQRFSPRIHMGRRTKDAQLIV; via the coding sequence ATGCAGCCGTCTCCGCCTAGGATCCAGTACGCCATATATTGCTTGGACGGGCCCAATCGGCAGGAGCTAAGGGCGCGAAACTTGAAGTCGCATAAGTGCCACATTGAGCATTGGGCGCCGCACATCATTATGAGTGGGCCGCTTTTGGCCGCCGACGGAAAAAGCCGTGAAGGGCAACTCTACGTCATTGAAGTCGAGAGCGCCGACGAAGCTCGTCGATTTGTTCATGACGACCCGTTCACAATCGCCAAGATCTTCACCCAGATTTCCATCCAGCGATTCTCCCCTAGAATTCACATGGGTCGCAGAACAAAAGACGCGCAGCTAATTGTTTGA
- a CDS encoding FadR/GntR family transcriptional regulator — MSETDTGSSFVAVERVSPTLQVRDQLLAAIRRKDYPPGTFLPSERKLGEAFGVSRVSIREALAGLEATGLIEIQHGKGARVREGISSAYAGAFALYLEMHRDELSELLDVRGALDGLAAERAASGTKDDARAAIERAHSEFAEAVDSAVDPAELALLDVAFHRSIAEASGGVLLPGLLADLNGLLTQSRDILFSQPGQLPNSVAGHKAIIDAILSGDSAAAHDAAVRHVMGMLNWVESFRSVGMS, encoded by the coding sequence ATGAGTGAAACAGATACCGGCTCCTCTTTCGTTGCTGTTGAAAGAGTTAGCCCAACTCTGCAGGTAAGAGATCAGCTCCTGGCCGCGATTAGACGAAAGGATTATCCCCCGGGAACTTTCCTTCCTTCCGAGCGCAAGCTCGGTGAGGCCTTCGGTGTGAGCCGGGTGAGCATCCGGGAAGCATTGGCAGGTCTGGAAGCGACGGGACTCATCGAGATTCAGCACGGCAAAGGGGCCCGGGTGAGGGAGGGAATATCCAGTGCCTACGCTGGGGCCTTCGCCTTATATCTTGAGATGCACAGGGACGAACTGAGCGAACTCCTTGATGTCCGTGGGGCCTTGGACGGCCTCGCGGCCGAGCGGGCCGCGAGTGGAACAAAGGACGACGCCCGGGCTGCAATCGAACGTGCTCATTCTGAATTTGCAGAAGCAGTAGATTCTGCCGTTGACCCGGCCGAACTCGCCCTGCTCGATGTCGCCTTTCATCGCTCAATAGCTGAGGCCTCAGGAGGTGTGTTGCTGCCAGGGCTGCTCGCAGATCTGAACGGCCTACTCACGCAATCCCGAGACATCCTCTTCTCCCAACCTGGACAACTGCCAAATTCCGTAGCCGGGCACAAGGCCATCATCGATGCCATCCTGTCCGGCGACTCCGCAGCCGCCCACGACGCCGCGGTCCGGCATGTGATGGGCATGCTCAACTGGGTTGAGAGCTTTCGAAGCGTGGGAATGAGCTGA
- a CDS encoding biotin/lipoyl-containing protein produces MANEFPLPKWGVTMESGTIAEWNVSVGDTVTEGQILATIDTDKITVELEAPTSGIVGALLAQEGDDVEVGAPVITIASDQQDYESYRAGL; encoded by the coding sequence ATGGCTAATGAATTTCCCCTCCCCAAATGGGGAGTCACTATGGAGTCAGGAACTATTGCTGAATGGAATGTCAGCGTTGGAGATACAGTAACGGAGGGTCAAATTCTAGCAACCATCGATACGGACAAGATCACCGTCGAGTTGGAGGCACCGACCTCAGGTATTGTCGGCGCCCTGCTCGCCCAGGAAGGGGACGATGTGGAAGTCGGTGCTCCCGTCATCACGATCGCATCTGATCAACAGGATTATGAGAGCTACCGCGCTGGCCTTTAG
- a CDS encoding alpha-ketoacid dehydrogenase subunit beta has product MSKFTFADGIRQAITEEMERDPAVFIIGEDVGASGGVFGVTKGLWERFGSDRLWDSPISEEAIVGAAVGASLVGGRPIAEIMFSDFSMLAMDMIVNQAAKTHYMTGGKLSSPMVVRMVTGTNGSTGAQHSQSLESWFTHVPGLKVLAPSTPEDAKGLMKSAIRDPDPVMFFEHKGLYVGRGGPAGEVVEIDPIPFGSGRIHREGTDVTIVTYLKTREYAMQAAEALAEEGISCEVFDPRTLVPFDYEGLRSSLEKTGRLLVAHEAPARGGFGAEIAAWAAEHCYDVLRSPVQRVGGRNTPVPYAPVLEQFVLPMTNQIAESVRTLLGKPTIQNQNINI; this is encoded by the coding sequence ATGAGCAAGTTTACCTTTGCAGATGGCATTCGTCAGGCCATAACCGAAGAGATGGAGCGGGACCCGGCCGTCTTCATTATCGGGGAAGACGTCGGTGCATCCGGAGGCGTCTTCGGCGTCACCAAAGGCCTTTGGGAGCGTTTCGGATCGGATCGCCTTTGGGATTCGCCCATTAGCGAGGAAGCCATCGTTGGCGCGGCGGTGGGAGCTTCGCTCGTAGGAGGCCGGCCAATTGCGGAAATCATGTTCAGCGACTTTTCGATGCTGGCTATGGACATGATTGTCAACCAAGCCGCTAAGACCCACTACATGACCGGTGGCAAGCTCAGCTCGCCAATGGTTGTGAGAATGGTGACCGGCACAAATGGGTCCACAGGGGCACAGCATTCACAGAGCCTGGAGTCGTGGTTCACTCATGTGCCGGGCCTGAAAGTTCTGGCACCGTCGACGCCGGAAGATGCCAAGGGATTGATGAAAAGCGCAATCCGAGACCCGGATCCGGTCATGTTCTTTGAACACAAAGGTCTTTATGTGGGCAGAGGAGGTCCGGCCGGTGAAGTGGTTGAAATCGACCCCATCCCCTTTGGCTCGGGCCGGATCCACAGGGAGGGAACGGACGTCACAATCGTCACCTACCTAAAAACTCGGGAATATGCCATGCAGGCGGCCGAGGCGCTGGCCGAAGAAGGCATCTCCTGCGAAGTGTTCGATCCCAGAACACTCGTACCGTTTGATTATGAGGGACTGCGGTCCTCCCTTGAGAAGACTGGCCGTCTTCTGGTCGCCCACGAAGCGCCCGCCCGGGGTGGGTTCGGTGCTGAGATCGCCGCCTGGGCAGCAGAGCATTGCTACGACGTGCTCAGGTCCCCTGTGCAGCGGGTGGGAGGCCGCAACACCCCCGTTCCTTATGCCCCTGTGCTCGAACAATTTGTTTTGCCAATGACAAACCAGATCGCTGAATCGGTGCGGACATTGCTTGGCAAGCCCACAATTCAGAACCAAAACATCAACATCTAA
- a CDS encoding thiamine pyrophosphate-dependent dehydrogenase E1 component subunit alpha, which yields MTNSLTQTATRAVGIDLEEGMDLLRRMILIRRFEERAAQLRASGLIPGFLHPCSGQEAVAVGVCAALGENDVLTSTHRGHGHLIGRGADPARMYAELFARSTGYNAGKGGSLHMIDAELGFLGANGIVGGGIPLATGAALQLKRTGSGAVAVTFFGDGASNEGAFHESLNLAALWKLPVLFVCENNLYGEFTRQNEHMLLENVADRASAYGLPGVVVDGNDVLAVRQVAAEAADRARNGMGPTLIEAKTYRHKGHFEGDMARYRPKEEVESWMKRDPLVLFPNVLRDELGATEESLEALRQEVEERLSRDIEWAKEQEHPSPEDALQHVYVDSYNGRALR from the coding sequence ATGACTAACTCTCTAACCCAAACGGCAACTCGAGCCGTTGGCATCGATTTGGAAGAAGGGATGGACCTACTTCGTCGGATGATCCTGATTCGCCGCTTTGAGGAGCGGGCCGCGCAACTCAGGGCATCCGGCTTGATTCCGGGCTTTCTTCACCCCTGCAGCGGCCAGGAAGCTGTAGCGGTGGGGGTTTGCGCCGCTCTTGGAGAAAATGACGTGCTCACATCCACGCACAGGGGGCACGGCCATCTAATCGGACGTGGAGCGGATCCTGCACGGATGTACGCCGAACTGTTTGCCCGCTCAACCGGCTATAACGCGGGGAAGGGTGGGTCTCTGCACATGATTGATGCGGAGCTCGGATTCCTGGGAGCAAACGGGATCGTCGGAGGTGGCATTCCTTTGGCTACCGGGGCTGCATTGCAGCTCAAGAGGACCGGTAGCGGCGCGGTGGCGGTTACCTTCTTTGGGGATGGCGCTTCCAACGAGGGGGCCTTCCACGAATCCCTGAATCTTGCTGCTCTCTGGAAACTCCCCGTCCTCTTTGTCTGCGAGAACAATCTATATGGTGAGTTCACCCGACAGAATGAGCACATGCTCCTGGAGAACGTCGCCGATAGGGCATCTGCATACGGATTGCCAGGCGTGGTCGTCGACGGAAATGATGTCCTTGCAGTGCGGCAAGTAGCGGCTGAAGCAGCCGACAGGGCCCGGAACGGGATGGGCCCCACTCTTATTGAAGCCAAGACATACCGCCACAAGGGTCACTTCGAAGGTGATATGGCGCGATACCGCCCTAAAGAAGAAGTGGAATCTTGGATGAAACGGGATCCTCTTGTCCTGTTCCCCAACGTTCTCCGGGATGAACTGGGAGCCACTGAAGAGTCGCTGGAAGCGCTCCGCCAAGAGGTGGAAGAACGTTTGAGCCGCGACATCGAGTGGGCAAAAGAGCAGGAGCACCCTTCACCTGAAGATGCCCTGCAACACGTTTACGTAGATTCCTACAACGGAAGGGCTCTCCGATGA
- a CDS encoding SDR family NAD(P)-dependent oxidoreductase: protein MKGLNGRRVLITGAAGGIGAAVAQRLAAEGAIVAGADLVKPELNKTLAFAGAMDVCNASDTARLVSEVNETLGGIDAVVAVAGIQASGPTHELSEDVFRKVLDVNVLGTFLTTRAVIPQMLEQGYGTILTFGSTAAVCGAPELAAYAAAKGAILQYTRSIAVEYASRGIRANCICPGGTMTPLLRQLNAERSEPDHFAAKHPIGRYAEPDEIAAAATFLLSDDASFVLGSAMLVDGGFSAS, encoded by the coding sequence ATGAAAGGCTTAAACGGTCGTCGAGTCCTCATCACCGGGGCAGCAGGGGGCATCGGCGCGGCCGTCGCACAACGTCTTGCTGCGGAGGGTGCCATTGTCGCCGGAGCGGACCTCGTCAAGCCAGAGCTGAACAAGACGCTGGCGTTCGCCGGGGCCATGGATGTCTGCAATGCCTCCGATACGGCAAGGCTGGTGAGCGAAGTCAACGAAACCCTTGGTGGAATTGATGCGGTGGTGGCTGTTGCGGGCATCCAGGCATCGGGGCCTACGCATGAGCTCTCGGAGGACGTGTTCCGCAAGGTCCTGGACGTCAATGTATTGGGTACGTTCCTCACAACCCGTGCCGTGATACCACAAATGTTGGAGCAGGGTTACGGCACCATCCTCACGTTCGGCTCCACCGCTGCAGTTTGCGGAGCCCCGGAACTCGCCGCATATGCGGCCGCTAAAGGCGCGATACTTCAGTACACGCGATCGATCGCCGTGGAGTACGCCTCAAGAGGCATTCGAGCCAACTGCATCTGCCCAGGTGGCACTATGACTCCCCTGCTTCGACAGCTCAATGCTGAAAGATCAGAGCCAGATCATTTCGCCGCCAAGCACCCCATCGGCCGCTACGCAGAACCAGACGAAATTGCTGCAGCAGCAACATTTCTTCTGTCTGACGATGCTTCCTTTGTCCTGGGTTCCGCGATGTTGGTTGACGGCGGTTTCTCAGCATCGTAG
- a CDS encoding amidohydrolase family protein has translation MTSVFFDSFVLRSVTLSSAAVKVDVHLRDGAIEKVVPLDARERPHAGSADAAGASPNEMDMDGYLLLPSPVEPHAHLDKALLGRRVPNRTGDLAGAIEAIKAAYPSMTRDDIGRRSLLAVTEALTRGYTAVRTHVDCREEIGTTGIEAIVDLKRKLTGIIDLQIVALAGEVGGDDGAPNRSTLQASLELGADIVGGVPSLERNPKASLRELMAIAGDARCGIDLHIDETTDPDIFVLRQLARSILSSGFAYPVTASHCVSLGTQSADAAREAVQLIADSGMSIVTLPQTNLFLQGRGSTTRKPRGLTAIEDLLASGVTVAAGSDNWRDPFNPMGRIDALETASLLVSAGHLMPGDAYVCTSTGARRAMGLPEVRVAAGYPADLLAIRANSLEEAMASGTLDRVVLKDGRVVARTEVAVNLSSHLQALIETADY, from the coding sequence ATGACCAGTGTTTTTTTCGATTCATTTGTACTCCGTTCCGTCACCCTTTCCTCGGCAGCAGTCAAAGTGGACGTCCACCTGCGGGACGGCGCCATAGAAAAGGTCGTGCCGCTGGATGCGCGGGAGCGCCCGCATGCTGGATCAGCGGATGCTGCAGGCGCGTCCCCTAACGAAATGGACATGGATGGGTATCTTCTTCTGCCGTCTCCGGTGGAGCCCCATGCCCATTTGGACAAGGCGCTGTTGGGGCGACGCGTCCCAAACCGCACAGGAGACTTGGCTGGCGCGATTGAGGCGATAAAGGCGGCCTACCCATCCATGACAAGGGACGATATTGGCCGCCGTAGCCTGTTGGCAGTCACGGAAGCTTTGACGCGAGGGTATACGGCAGTTAGAACGCACGTTGACTGCCGCGAGGAGATCGGCACCACCGGCATCGAAGCTATCGTTGATCTCAAGCGAAAACTGACGGGGATCATTGACCTTCAAATTGTGGCCTTGGCCGGAGAGGTCGGCGGTGACGACGGGGCGCCCAACCGGTCGACGCTCCAAGCCAGCCTGGAACTCGGCGCCGACATTGTGGGGGGCGTTCCCTCCCTGGAGCGCAATCCCAAGGCTTCGCTACGTGAGTTGATGGCCATCGCCGGGGACGCGAGGTGTGGCATCGATCTGCATATTGACGAAACAACTGATCCAGACATTTTCGTACTCAGGCAACTGGCCCGCAGCATCCTCTCCTCGGGCTTCGCGTACCCGGTTACGGCCTCACATTGCGTCAGCTTGGGCACGCAATCGGCGGATGCGGCAAGGGAGGCGGTCCAGCTCATCGCCGATTCCGGGATGTCGATTGTGACGTTGCCTCAAACGAACTTGTTTCTTCAGGGAAGAGGCAGCACAACGAGGAAGCCGCGGGGACTTACGGCAATCGAGGACCTCTTGGCAAGTGGCGTTACCGTTGCCGCTGGAAGCGACAACTGGAGGGACCCGTTTAACCCGATGGGGAGGATAGATGCCCTGGAGACGGCCTCCTTGCTAGTATCCGCTGGCCATTTGATGCCAGGCGATGCCTACGTATGTACAAGTACGGGAGCGCGCCGCGCCATGGGCCTTCCGGAGGTTCGGGTCGCCGCTGGATACCCAGCGGACCTGTTGGCTATTCGAGCAAATTCCTTGGAGGAAGCGATGGCCTCCGGAACACTCGATCGAGTCGTCCTCAAGGACGGCCGCGTTGTTGCGCGGACGGAGGTAGCCGTCAACCTCTCATCGCACCTGCAAGCGCTGATTGAAACGGCGGACTACTAA